Proteins encoded within one genomic window of Saccharomyces mikatae IFO 1815 strain IFO1815 genome assembly, chromosome: 15:
- the RRS1 gene encoding ribosome biogenesis protein RRS1 (similar to Saccharomyces cerevisiae RRS1 (YOR294W); ancestral locus Anc_8.763) has protein sequence MSAEDYKNLPVTVEKPIPVVYDLGNLAAFDSNVLDKNDLDSSNAKREEKIKSLTRDNVQLLINQLLSLPMKTTTESAGGTSGQSSVMTLLQLPGATTELPREKPLPKAKAMTKWEKFAAKKGIKPKERAGKMVYDEAAGEWVPKWGYKGANKKLDDQWLVEVDDKVKGTENELIDPRTLNRAERKRLVKKNDKQQRRNMKNAL, from the coding sequence ATGTCAGCAGAAGATTACAAGAATTTACCAGTCACAGTTGAAAAGCCTATTCCAGTAGTATATGATTTAGGTAACCTGGCAGCTTTCGACAGCAACGTTCTGGATAAAAACGATTTGGATTCATCGAATGCTAAGcgtgaagaaaaaataaagagccTTACTCGTGACAATGTTCAGCTACTAATCAATCAACTGTTATCTCTACCTATGAAGACAACAACGGAGTCCGCTGGTGGCACCAGCGGTCAAAGTTCCGTAATGACCTTACTACAACTCCCTGGTGCTACCACGGAATTACCAAGAGAGAAGCCATTACCAAAGGCTAAAGCTATGACTAAGTGGGAAAAGTTTGCAGCTAAGAAGGGTATCAAGCCAAAGGAAAGAGCAGGTAAGATGGTTTATGATGAAGCAGCTGGTGAATGGGTTCCAAAATGGGGTTACAAAGGTGCTAATAAGAAGTTAGACGACCAATGGCTAGTGGAAGTTGACGATAAAGTAAAAGGAACTGAAAACGAATTGATTGATCCAAGAACTTTGAATAGAGCAGAAAGAAAACGCTTAGTTAAGAAGAACGACAAACAACAAAGGAGAAATATGAAGAATGCCTTGTGA
- the UAF30 gene encoding Uaf30p (similar to Saccharomyces cerevisiae TRI1 (YMR233W) and UAF30 (YOR295W); ancestral locus Anc_8.764) — protein MTGLNDYSSMIDIVLSDMDLESVTTKKVRRSLKEVYAVDVESQGKDINKLIRKRLECVKERPPSKRSLQDLLRENAILAMDLTKDMTINRRLFEEEERNDNKTNDNYNKRKKGAVSKSPISTQKVALSKSLVHLLGETRLTRTEVVRRIWAYIKEHNLQNPNNKKEILCDDNLGLIFGESTDMFEMHKTLVSHMTDPNKTSDQQPLVQAVHKKEKLGASDSEKPDEKDI, from the coding sequence ATGACAGGACTAAATGATTACAGTTCGATGATTGATATCGTACTTTCTGATATGGATTTGGAATCAGTCACAACTAAAAAGGTTAGAAGGTCTTTGAAAGAGGTATATGCAGTTGACGTTGAATCACAGGGAAAAGACATTAATAAATTAATCAGAAAACGCTTGGAATGTGTGAAAGAAAGGCCTCCCTCTAAAAGATCTCTTCAAGATTTACTGAGGGAGAACGCCATTTTGGCGATGGACCTTACAAAGGATATGACTATAAACAGACgattatttgaagaagaggaaagaaatgataataagACAAACGATAAttataataaaagaaaaaagggcGCTGTCAGTAAGTCACCTATCTCAACGCAAAAAGTTGcattatcaaaatctttGGTGCACCTGCTGGGAGAGACTCGGCTGACTAGAACTGAAGTGGTACGACGAATCTGGGCATATATTAAAGAGCATAACCTACAGAATCCtaacaacaagaaagaaatattgtGTGACGATAATCTTGGGTTGATATTTGGCGAAAGTACTGATATGTTTGAAATGCACAAAACTTTGGTAAGTCATATGACGGATCCCAATAAAACAAGTGACCAGCAGCCTCTAGTCCAAGCTGTCCacaaaaaagagaaactcGGCGCTTCAGATTCAGAGAAACCTGATGAAAAGGACATATGA